The Acidobacteriota bacterium genomic sequence AAAAGGCAAAAGTACAGTGGAAACTAAATTTCTTGAGGTTCAGAGTTACGCCTTCAGGCGTGATGCACGGCAACTCACGCATAAATGCGTAACTCTGAACGCTAAAGGAATATCAACTAACTTAGTTTCCACTGTACTTAGTTTCCAATGTAAAAAGTAAAAAGTGATGAATAATTTTTACTTTTTACTTTTTACTTTTACCTTCTTCAGACCGCGCGGCTCGTGCTCTTTTCGCTTTCCATCATGGTGATGAACCGCTTGAATAAATACGAAGCGTCGTGCGGACCCGGCGCGGCTTCCGGGTGATACTGTACGCTGAATGCCGGATAATTTTTATGCCGCAAACCTTCGACTGTATGGTCATTCAAATTGATATGGGTAACTTCCGCGTCTTGCGGCAATGAATCCGCATCCACCGCAAAACCGTGATTCTGCGCGGTGATTTCGACGCGACCCGTGGTTAAATCTTTCACCGGTTGATTGCCACCGTGATGACCAAAAGGCAATTTATAGGTTTTGCCGCCAAACGCCAATCCCATCAATTGATGACCGAGACAGATGCCGAAAATCGGCAATCGCCCCAAAAGCTTTTGTAAATTCTTAATCACATTGGTGAGCGGTTCAGGGTCGCCGGGACCGTTCGATAACCAGAGTCCATCGGGTTTGAGCGCCAAAACGTCTTCGGCTGAGGTGTGCGCGGGGACCACGGTAACGCGACAACCGAGCGCGGCAAGCGAACGCAGGCTGTTATATTTCAACCCGAAATCAAACGCCACCACCTGAAAGCGCGGTTCAATAATATCCAGGTTCGGAGCGTGAATCAGTTTCGGTGAACCATAAACTTGCGGTTGGCAATCTGTCCATTCAAAAGGCGCTTCGCAGGTCACCACCGATGCCAGATCAAGACCGACCATTTCCGGTGCCGTGCGCGCTTTGGCGATGACGGCTTCTTCGTTTGTTGCGATGGTTGACAGGCAGCCGCGCATCGAACCGCGTTCGCGGATGTGCCGAACCAATGAGCGCGTGTCGATGTCGGAAATGCCCGGAATATTTTGACGGCGCAGATATTCATCGAGCGACACTTCGGCGCGCCAGTTCGACACCGTGCGCGAGAGTTCGCGAACAATCAAGCCTTCGGCAAAAATTTTGCGCGATTCGATGTCTGCTTCATTGATGCCGTAATTACCGATCAGCGGATAGGTCATGGTGACCATCTGTCCGCAATAGGAAGGGTCTGTAAGAATTTCCTGATAGCCGGTGATAGAGGTATTGAATACCACTTCACCGACGGTTTCGGTTGGCGCACCAAATCCGCGTCCGCGCCAGATGCGCCCGTCTTCCAGGGCTAAAATTGCTTGCATAATTGCTAGGTTACAGGCGAGAGGCGCAGTCGTGCAAGTAGGGAAGAGTAGGCAGTAGGCAGTAGGCGGTAGGCAGTTCACACATTTTTCTTTGTGATGTTCCCGGAATATTTATTTGCAGAAGGCATCAGGCTGGCATGGTTCTCAGCCATTCCTAAATAACTGCCTACCGCCTACTGCCTACTACCTACTTTTTTAATCAAGGGTTCCGGCGCGACCGAGCGGCCAGTAGCGAAACAACGCTTTGCCGTAAATATATTTTTCGGGAACCAACCCCCATTGGCGGCTGTCATTTGAAGCGTCGCGATTATCGCCCATCACGAAATAGTAATGCGGTTTGACGTAGGTTTCAGGAATGATGCGCGGGTGGGTGTTGTGGTCAGGCGAAAGATAGGGTTCATCTAGCGGACGATTGTCAATGAATAACTGCCCGCGTTGATCCATGCGAATGGTTTCGCCCGGTAGTCCGATAACCCGTTTGATAAACGATTGCGAAGGATTTTCGGGATACCAGAAGACGATAATTTCGCCGCGCTCAATCGGTTTGCTGTCTTCTTTCCAGGCTTGAATGAGGAAGGGAACTTTGTTGACGAAGATGCGCTCTTCGGATTCCAGGCGCGGTAACATCGAAGTGCCTTCGACCTTGACGGGCTGGACAATAAACACCACGATGAGAATCGCCATTAACGCTGCAAAGATAATATCGCGGGCGATGGATTTAACTTCCGCCCAGATGCTTGCGCCCATCGACAGTTCTTCTTCGGGCAGCGTCACTTCAATATCCGGGTCATCTTTTATATCTATGCCGGGGAATTCGTTAAAATTCATAAAACTCAAAAACGCCTTGCGACTGAAAAAGTTCAAAGAAGCTCGAAAACAGGGTACGTTCGCTAGCGGGCTTTGTCAATGCAGCGGGCTACCGGCGTTTGACTTACAAGCGAGCAATGAATAGCTTTTATGAGCAGATGAAAAACACAGAAATGGCTGAGGTGAAAAATAAGCGTTCCAGCGTTGATGAAAAAAACGGTAATGCCGATGCCACTACGGTTGCGCCTGAAAGCGTCAGGGCAAATTCTTCACCCCGCCGTCGTCGCGCCAGAGATAAATTTTCCTCAACCAACGAGGTCGAATTTCATCGCCGGTTATATGCTTTTGCCGATTTATCAAAATACAGTTGGCGCGCGCGTTTAAACATTTACCTTGCCGATTGGTTCTTTTATCTATTGATTCGACTGCTTTGCCCGACGCTGCGCTGGGAAACGCGCGGCATGGAACACCTCAAGGCAATTTATGCGAGCGGTCATCGGGCGATTTTTACCTTCTGGCATAGCTGTATATTTAGCGGCACGTGGTTCTGGCGCAATCGCAAAATTGTGGTGATGTCGAGCACCAGCAAAGACGGCGAATTCACTTCACGGTTGATTAAACGAGTTGGCTACGGGTCCTCAAGAGGTTCAGCGACGCGCGGAGCCGGGCGGTCGCTTGCGGAAATGTCTGAATGCCTGGCACGCGGTATCGATGTCGCCTTTCCGATTGATGGACCCAAAGGTCCTGCTTATGTAGCCAAACCCGGCGCGGTCACTTTGGCGCGACACACCGGCGCGGCAATATTTCTTTTTCATCATGTGGTGAAAGATTATTGGGAATTGCCAAGCTGGGATCGTTTGCAAATTCCTAAACCGTTTACGCGAGCCATCACTTTAATTGCCGAACCGATTTATGTATCGCGCCAGGCAAGCGTTGAAGAAGTCGAAGCCAAACAACGCGCCGTGCAAGCGACGCTTGATGAATTACGCCTTCAAGGCGAAAGCTGGCGAAATGGGCGTTGAACATTCCTGAGAAAATAAAAACGCTACAAAGGTGCAAGGCGTTTCTTTCGTCACTCACCCTCTGTAGCGTCTGGAGATGATGGTTCAATCGTTAGGTTGCAAGCATTACTCTTGCAGATGGGCTTCGAGAAACCACAGCGATTTATCCAATCCACGCGACACTTCGGTAAATAAATCCGCGGTATCGGCATCGCCCAACTCGGTTGAACGGTCAATTGCCGCTCTTGTGGTTGCGGCGAGATTTGCATAGCGTTCAACCAGTGCGGCGACGCTTTCCAAACTGCCAATGACCTCCGGGTATTCCGTCAAGCGCGACGCGCCCGCAGCCATTCTCGCGGTGCCCAGCGCTGTTCCGCCGAGCGCCGTGACCCGCTCGGCAATCGTATCGACATAACCGGTCAATTCGGTCGCCAGTTTATCGAATAATTCATGAAGTTGAAAAAAATCCCTGCCCTTGACGTTCCAATGGGCTTGTTTGGTTTGACTGTAAAGGTCGAAAGTATCTGCCAGTTGTTGATTCAATAACCCAACCAGTTGCTCACGATTTTCCAACGGAAGATCAATACTCGTTCGATACATAACACTCATTTTGAAACCTCCCTTATGCAATGCTCTATATTCCTTACTGCCGGCAATCGCGGCAAAAGCCGACGATTTCCAGCCGGTAATCGGTTACTTGAAAGCCGCGTTGCGGGCGCATCCGATCAAGCATATCGCTCACTTGGGTTGGCTCAACGTCCCACATTCGCCCGCACCGCAAACACCGCAGATGGTAATGATGATCGGTGCGTTTATCGTAACGCGACGACCCGTCGCCATACGTCCATTTCGCTGCTGCGCCCGATTCGACAAGCGCTTCAAGGTTCTTGTAAACCGTCGCCAGAGAGATTTTCGGCAGTTTCGCCTTGACCGCCAGGAATACCTCTTCGGCGGTCGGATGATGGGCAACCTGTTGCAGATAATCGAACACAATCGCCCGCTGTTCGGTAAACTGATAACCCTTGGCGCTCAGGGTCGAACGCAACTGCTGTCTGGCGCGCTCCGTTTCGGATGACTTTCCTCTGGCTCTTGTTGACACCTGTTTGACTCCTTCAAGCAACGATTGCATTGTAGCATTCGGTGAAAACAAAATCAATAATTATTATTATTTTTATTTTATAGAAATCGCTGATGAGAAGCGGTCGGTCGGATTGGCGAGGTGGCAGCTATTCGTGGCAGAAGCCGCGTTGGGCAGCGCGGGCGAAATCCGCCAGATGGCGCACCAGGGGGTGGTCTTGCGCGGCGAGTTCGGCGAGCGCGTCTTCAAGCGATAGACCGGCGCGCAACAGTGTGCGATAGGCGCGTTTGAGTTCATGCAGGTCGCTTGCCGCAAAGCCTGCGCGCCGAAGCCCTACGACGTTTAAGCCGCTGGCGCGTCCGGGTACGCCATCTGTAATGACAAACGGTAGACAGTCCTGAACGATTTTTGAGTTGCCACCAAGCATCGCCAGCCTGCCGATGCGAGAGAACTGATGAATGACCACGCCGCCGGAAATAAATACCTGGTCTTCGATGGTGATGTGACCGGCGAGCGCAACGTTATTGGCGATGATGACGCGACTGCCCAACTGGCAATCGTGTGCCACATGCGCATAAGCCATAATAAAGCAATCCGAGCCAACGACGGTTGCCGCCCCGGCTTTTGAAGCGCGATGCATGGTAACGCCTTCGCGTATGCGATTGCAGTCGCCCACTTTCAGGAAACTTTCGCAATCCGTGAAACGCAAATCCTGCGGTTCGCCGCCTAAAATTGCGCCTTCATAAATGACATTGCCAGTGCCGAGTTGGGTGAATCGTTTAATCACCGCGTGGGCGCGAATTTCCGTATCCTCACCGATTTCTGTGTCGGATTCGATGATCGCATAAGCGCCAACGCGAACATTGTTTCCCAGTTTGGCGTCAGGGTTGATGATGGCTGTCGGATGGATATTCATAAATTTCAGATTCAAGAATATGACAATCAAGCGTAGAAAAATCAACGCGCGGTAAGCGACAAACTTTATCGGCTTTGTTACACTCTAAGCGAATCGCACAGCGAACCTGAGCCGCAATAAGAAATTCCACGAATCGAGTTTTCACTCAATAATTTTTGAAAGTCATCAGGAGAGCTATAAATGATGCAAAACGCTGCGAATGAAAAGAGCCGCTCAAAGAAATGGGGCTGGCTGGTCGTGATGTTGATTGCCCTTTCTGCTCTGGCGATAGTGGTGATTCCGGCGCTGATCATCCAACCCTTCAAAGGGCAGACCGCGCGCGGAGTGGAAATTTCTTACCTGCTTAAACGCTGGTCGCCAATTGTCACTTTGATTGCGGCAGCAAGTGTGCTGGCGTTTGCCGTCTGGCTCTGGCGCGCATCGCGGCGCTGGTGGAGCAAAGCGCTGTTAATTTTTCCGGTGTTTCTGGTTTTACTTGCCGCCTGGTTTGCCCGGCAGAACCATTTTGAATGGATGTTCAATCCCATCCGCGAGGTCGCTTACACCGGGGCGAACGCCGCAGATTTCATCGAAGAGAGCGACAAAGTTTTAGCGGTTGAAGTAAACCACGATGCCGTCGCGTTTCCGGTTCGCCAACTGGCATATCATCATGTAGTCAACGCCGTGGTCGGCGATACGCCGCTGGTAGCCACTTACTGAACGCTCTGCCACACCGGTCTGGTGTGGGAAGCGCAAATCGATAATCGCCGGCTGACCTTTCGGCTTTCCGGCATCAATAATCAGAACTTCATCATGCGTGATGAAGAGACCGGCAGTTGGTGGCAACAGGTCACTGGCGAAGCGATTCAGGGACCGCTCAAAGGTCGTCGCCTGGCGCAGGTCTTTCATGATGAAATCTCTTTTTCGACCTGGAAAACTGAAAAGCCCGAGGGCAAAGTTTTAGCGCCTGATTCGAGCAACGTGAAACGTTATGCCGGTAAAGATTGGGAAGCGCAGATTGACAAAATGCCTGTGACCACGGCTGCAAAACTTGATGACACTTTAGCGCCGCGTGCGCTCATCATCGGCATTGAAGTAAACGGTGAGGCGCGCGCCTATCCGCTCGACCAGTTGCAAAAACAACCGGTGGTACTCGATACGCTGGGCAACACGCCTTTAATGATGGTTTTGGACGCAGATAAAAAATCGGCGCGCGCCTTTGAACGAGCGATTGCAGGGCGGACGCTGGAATTTTTTGCCAAGACGGATACGCGGCTTGTGCGATTGATTGATGCGGAAACCGCCAGCGAATGGGATTTTTCCGGCAAATGCGTGAGCGGCGCGATGCTCGGCAAACAACTCAAAAAGATTTATGCGCTGAGCGATTACTGGTTCGACTGGCAAACTTATCATCCGAATACCTCTATCTATTCAGCCGATGGGTTGAAGTGATAACTCGTTTCACCTTGAACTAGCCTTGCGAGGCGGACGCATTAACTTTATCGAAAGCCTTGAATCTTCTGCCTTAATCACTCCATCGGCGGAAAATACTGTTGCCCTTTGTTTGGCGGTGGCTTATTCTCAAGAAGCCTGTAACCGGGTTTACGTCAAAAACTCCTGCCCCTTAGTCTTGGCACGAATCCCCTGCCAAGCGATTTTCTTGCAGCCGTCCCCGCGCTCATCAGGAGATAGGAATGAGTTATTTCGACCTTCCGCCGATTCTGGACAAAATGTTAGCTGTGGCGGATAACATCTCGGATTTAAACTTCTCTACAGGGCGTCCGCCCCAGGTTGAAGTCAACGGTAAACTGGTCACGGTTGACATCAAAGGACTCAGAAGCCTTTCACCTTACCAGACCGAAATCATTGCCATGGCATTGATGGAAGGCAACTTTGAAGCGGCGCGGCGCTTGCACCAGACCGGCTCGGCTGACCTCAGCTACGCGATTCCTTCAAAAGTCCGTTTTCGCGTCAATATTTTCAAACAACGCGGCTATATCTCAATCGTCATGCGGGTCATTCCAACCAATGTCCCGACCATTGAAAGTCTGGAACTCCCAACCCAGCTTGGCGAAATCTCGCATATTAAAAACGGCATCGTGTTGCTGACCGGTCCTACGGGTTCAGGTAAATCTTCGACACTTGCGGCAATCATCGACAAAATCAATAACGAATACAGCTATCATATCGTCACCATCGAAGACCCGATAGAGTTTCTGCACACCCATAAAAAATCGACCATCAATCAACGCGAACTCGGAACCGACACGCCGGCATTTGCTTTGGGCTTGCGCGCGGCTTTGCGGCAAGCGCCCAAAGTTATTCTGGTCGGTGAAATGCGCGATATGGAAACTACGGAAATTGCCCTTGAGGCTTCAGAAACCGGACATCTGGTGTTATCGACATTGCATACGACAGACGCATCGAAAACCGTCAACCGCATCATCGGGATTTATCCGAAATCCGAAGAACACGTGATTCGCACACGGTTGTCGCAGGCTTTCCGCTACATCATTTCGCAACGCCTGTTGCCGCGCGCCGATGGGATGGGACGCATTGCCGCGGTTGAAATTTTGAAATCGACACCGCGTACCCGCGAATATATTGAACAGGGTGAATCGCAGGGCAAATCTCTGCTTGATGCGATGGAAGACGGCGAGATTGATGGCATGCAGCATTTCGACAAAGTCATCGAACGCATGATTCGCAGCGGAACCCTTACCCAGGAAGTCGGCATTGCTTTTGCCACCAATCCGTCAAATCTCTTATTGAGACTTTCGGGACTCGGAACATCCGAAGACATGAAAGGCGTGCGCGATGATGCGGCTTATCGTCCGACGAAAGAGATTGATTCGTTGATCCGAACCCGTATGGCAGGAACGCTGCATCGAAATTGATTGACCGTCATCGGTCAGTAGTCATTGACTGGTTTGGCTTTTTTCATACAACCAATGACCAATGACAAAATGGAGTTGAAAAAATGATAGCCAATTGTCCGAATTGCGCCATGAGTTTGAGTTTTGAAGATGACCGGTTGCCGACCGAACCGTTCAATGTGATGTGTCCGCGCTGTCGTCAATCGGTGACTATCATGCCGCCGCCCAAAGAAGAGCCAAAACTTCCCGGCACGGCGCAAAAAATGGAAGCCGTCGCTACTGGAACTCACACCATCAAATCCGCCGACCCATTACAAACGCTTGCCGAATTGCTGGTGGCGAATTTAAAACAGAAGGAGACGACTGCTGATGTCAACCCGCTCACCCGTCGCCGCATTCTGGTTTGCGTCGATGATGCGCAATTGCGCGAAAAACTGCGCGCCGCGCTCGACCCGAAATACTACCAACTCTTTTCATCCAACACCGCGCCCGAAGCCATTGAAGCCTTTCTCGAATCGCGCATTGAAATCATTATTCTCGGCCCAAGCTTTGACGCGCCCAATCAAGGCAGCGCCGCCGTCATGCAGTATGTCAATAACCTGACGCCGCAGGTGCGCCGCCGCACCTATGTCATTTTGCTGTCATCGCAACTGCGCACTATGGATACCTATTTAGCTTTTGCGAATGGGGTGAATTTAACTTTACACCCCGATGACATCAGCTCTGCGCAAGCGGTCTTTGAACGCAGTCTGCGCGATTTCAATGAACTCTATCGCCCGTACAACACCGCTGCCGGTGCCAATCCTTTTTAAAGGTAGAAGGCAAAAGTAAAAAGGCAAAAATGTTTTCGCCGTTACTTGCTCGATAAATTGCAACTCAGCATAACGAAATTGATTTTGCCTTTTAAACCTGTTTGACCGCGCGCCAATTTCCCGATAAGCTAAGACCAATTCAATACGCGCCCGTAGCTCAGCTGGATAGAGCGTCAGACTTCGGATCTGAAAGTCGGGAGTTCAAATCTCTCCGGGCGCGCTTTTGCAAACCACTGAATCAAAAATATGAAGCGATGTAGTACTTGCAAAATTGAAAAGTCACTTGATGAGTTTGGTTGGAAAAATAAGGGTAAAACCAAGCGACGTTCTGTTTGTCGAGAATGCATGAGGATTTTTATTAAAAATCACTACTACAAAAATATTTCTTACTACATAGAAAAAGCGAAACGGCAAACTCAAGCAACCCGAAAGAAAAACTACGAAAAACTGCTGGCATATTTATTATCACCCCCTTGCGTAGATTGTGGTGAAACCGACCCTATCGTTTTGGAATTTGACCATCTTCAAAAAGAAAGTAAGCTATCGGAAGTCTCCCGGCTCATAAGTGACCTTAGACCTTGGCGAATTATTGAAGTAGAGATTAATAAGCGCGAAGTTCGTTGTGCGAATTGTCATCGAAGAAAAACTGCCATAGAGCAAAATTGGAACCTTTACCGGCTAACCCGCAAAATACCTATATTTTCTGAATAACCTTCTTTTAGGATATATCTGGGTCAGCCAATGCAATTACCTGCTTCTCTCAAAGCCGCTATTGAAACTGAAATTACCCGCGTTAAACCTGAGGCTTTAGCGCAAGCCGCTTTGGCAATCTCCAACGCCTATCGTACCAATACTGATTTTAAAAAGTCATTATTTACCTCTGATGCTTATCGCGCCGCTTATCTTGCGACCCGCATGCCTGCAACCTTTGCCAGCATCCGCGCGGTCTTTGCCGAAATCAAAAATCGTTTGCCGCAAATCGAATTAACCAGCCTGCTTGATTTGGGCGCGGGCGCGGGCACAACCATGTGGGCTGCCGGTGAAATGTTTCCATCGCTCAAATCAATTACCAATCTTGAACGCGATAAAGGGTTGATTGAAATTGGAAAACGTTTAGCTCAAGCATCCGAACATCCGGCAATCGCTTCAGCGCATTGGCTAGCGGCTGACTTGCAGAGCAATGTTGACCTCGCGCCACACGATATGGTGGTGATGTCTTATTCGCTTGGCGAAATGAGTCAAACGGCGCGACTCATTCAAAAAGCCTGGGAAGCGGCTGAAAAATTAATCGTGGTGATTGAACCGGGAACCGTGCGCGGCTTTCAGCACATGCTTGCCGCAAGAGACGCCTTCATCAAATCGGGTGCGCACATCATTGCGCCTTGTCCGCATCAACTTGTTTGTCCGATGGCTGAAAACGACTGGTGCCATTTTGCCGCCCGTGTTGAACGCGCGGCATTTCATCGTCGCGCCAAAGGGGCAATCCTGAATTATGAAGATGAAAAATTTTCTTATGTGGTCGCCGCAACGTTCGATTGCCAACCCGTCACCGCGCGCATCATTCGCCATCCGTTCATTCAAAAAGGGCACATCCAATTTGAGCTTTGCACGAACACAGGTTTACAACAGTTGACGGTTTCAAAGAAAAATCAAAACGCTTTTCGCCGCGCTCGCAAATCCGCCTGGGGAGATGCGTGGAAGCAAATTGCAGATGAGGTTGATGAGCGGGAAATTGATGAACGCGGTTAAAGCGATAATACAATGAATTACAAACCTTCCTCGAAATATCAATCGGCACATCATCAATAGACATTCCCGGCGGATGCTCTAAACGGTAATGCTTCTCAACTACAAATGATGCCCATCAATTATCCGCATCAATCCGCCGCATCCGCCGGGAAATGCAACTTTGCTGGTGTGCCATTGATTTTCCGTAAACCGTTTCGCGGCTTGAAAAATTAAAATTCCCGCACCTGCACAAACGGTTTACCAACCCGATACAACTTCACACCAGTTGTTTTTTAATCGGCAAATCGCGAAGGCGTTTTCCGGTCGCCGCAAAAACCGCGTTGCAAATTGCCGGAGCAATCGGCGGCACCCCCGGTTCGCCTACGCCTGCCGGCGCGGCATCGCTTTCAACAATGTGAACATGCGTGGCATAGGGCGCTTGATTGATGCGCGCCACCGGATAGCCATCGAAATTCGATTGTTGAATGCGCCCGTCTTTTGCAGTCATTTCACCCATCAAGGCGATGCTTGTGCCAAACACTGCCGCGCCTTCAAACTGCGCTTTCACGCGTTCGGGATTGATGACCCGCCCGGTATCAATGGCAATATCCACGCGCGGAATTTTAATTTCGCCTTTGTTCACTTCGACATCAACGACGACGGCAACATAAGTCAGGAAGCTACGATGCGCGGCAATGCCGAGCGCCCGTCCGGCTGCGGGTTTTTTATTCGCCCAGCCCGATTTTTGCGCGGCAATGTCAATCACGTTTTTCAGTCGCGCCGTATCGAAAGCGAATTTCGGATTTTCCCGCGAAGGTTGTTTCATGCCCTCTTTATTGAAATCAATGACACGCGGCTTGCCGATTAACTCCATCAAATATTCCACGCGGTCGCGCCCTGCGGCGGCTGCAAGTTCATCGGTAAACGATTGCACCGCGAAAGCGTGATAGATATTGGCAACCGAACGCATCCAGCCAATGCGCGTGTGCGATTTGGCTGCCCCGTTTTCAACGCGCAGATTGGCAATCGGATAGGGAATGTCCGTCCATCCCATACTGAGTTGAAACCCGCCATACTCTTCTGCGGGGTTAAACAACATGGCAATCGGCGGAAAAGCACTGCGTTGCAACCAGGCGGTTGGCAGGCCTATGTCATCGACAGCCGCTTTCATATAAAGCCCGGCGGGCGAATGGTAATAATCGAATTGTAAATCGTCTTCGCGACTCCAGACGATTTTCACAGGTTTGCCGACCTGTTTTGAGAGCAACGCGGCTTCGGCAACA encodes the following:
- the carA gene encoding glutamine-hydrolyzing carbamoyl-phosphate synthase small subunit — protein: MQAILALEDGRIWRGRGFGAPTETVGEVVFNTSITGYQEILTDPSYCGQMVTMTYPLIGNYGINEADIESRKIFAEGLIVRELSRTVSNWRAEVSLDEYLRRQNIPGISDIDTRSLVRHIRERGSMRGCLSTIATNEEAVIAKARTAPEMVGLDLASVVTCEAPFEWTDCQPQVYGSPKLIHAPNLDIIEPRFQVVAFDFGLKYNSLRSLAALGCRVTVVPAHTSAEDVLALKPDGLWLSNGPGDPEPLTNVIKNLQKLLGRLPIFGICLGHQLMGLAFGGKTYKLPFGHHGGNQPVKDLTTGRVEITAQNHGFAVDADSLPQDAEVTHINLNDHTVEGLRHKNYPAFSVQYHPEAAPGPHDASYLFKRFITMMESEKSTSRAV
- the lepB gene encoding signal peptidase I; amino-acid sequence: MNFNEFPGIDIKDDPDIEVTLPEEELSMGASIWAEVKSIARDIIFAALMAILIVVFIVQPVKVEGTSMLPRLESEERIFVNKVPFLIQAWKEDSKPIERGEIIVFWYPENPSQSFIKRVIGLPGETIRMDQRGQLFIDNRPLDEPYLSPDHNTHPRIIPETYVKPHYYFVMGDNRDASNDSRQWGLVPEKYIYGKALFRYWPLGRAGTLD
- a CDS encoding lysophospholipid acyltransferase family protein — translated: MKNTEMAEVKNKRSSVDEKNGNADATTVAPESVRANSSPRRRRARDKFSSTNEVEFHRRLYAFADLSKYSWRARLNIYLADWFFYLLIRLLCPTLRWETRGMEHLKAIYASGHRAIFTFWHSCIFSGTWFWRNRKIVVMSSTSKDGEFTSRLIKRVGYGSSRGSATRGAGRSLAEMSECLARGIDVAFPIDGPKGPAYVAKPGAVTLARHTGAAIFLFHHVVKDYWELPSWDRLQIPKPFTRAITLIAEPIYVSRQASVEEVEAKQRAVQATLDELRLQGESWRNGR
- the dps gene encoding DNA starvation/stationary phase protection protein Dps gives rise to the protein MSVMYRTSIDLPLENREQLVGLLNQQLADTFDLYSQTKQAHWNVKGRDFFQLHELFDKLATELTGYVDTIAERVTALGGTALGTARMAAGASRLTEYPEVIGSLESVAALVERYANLAATTRAAIDRSTELGDADTADLFTEVSRGLDKSLWFLEAHLQE
- a CDS encoding transcriptional repressor, which codes for MSTRARGKSSETERARQQLRSTLSAKGYQFTEQRAIVFDYLQQVAHHPTAEEVFLAVKAKLPKISLATVYKNLEALVESGAAAKWTYGDGSSRYDKRTDHHYHLRCLRCGRMWDVEPTQVSDMLDRMRPQRGFQVTDYRLEIVGFCRDCRQ
- the lpxA gene encoding acyl-ACP--UDP-N-acetylglucosamine O-acyltransferase — encoded protein: MNIHPTAIINPDAKLGNNVRVGAYAIIESDTEIGEDTEIRAHAVIKRFTQLGTGNVIYEGAILGGEPQDLRFTDCESFLKVGDCNRIREGVTMHRASKAGAATVVGSDCFIMAYAHVAHDCQLGSRVIIANNVALAGHITIEDQVFISGGVVIHQFSRIGRLAMLGGNSKIVQDCLPFVITDGVPGRASGLNVVGLRRAGFAASDLHELKRAYRTLLRAGLSLEDALAELAAQDHPLVRHLADFARAAQRGFCHE
- a CDS encoding DUF3179 domain-containing (seleno)protein: MFNPIREVAYTGANAADFIEESDKVLAVEVNHDAVAFPVRQLAYHHVVNAVVGDTPLVATYUTLCHTGLVWEAQIDNRRLTFRLSGINNQNFIMRDEETGSWWQQVTGEAIQGPLKGRRLAQVFHDEISFSTWKTEKPEGKVLAPDSSNVKRYAGKDWEAQIDKMPVTTAAKLDDTLAPRALIIGIEVNGEARAYPLDQLQKQPVVLDTLGNTPLMMVLDADKKSARAFERAIAGRTLEFFAKTDTRLVRLIDAETASEWDFSGKCVSGAMLGKQLKKIYALSDYWFDWQTYHPNTSIYSADGLK
- a CDS encoding PilT/PilU family type 4a pilus ATPase, which encodes MSYFDLPPILDKMLAVADNISDLNFSTGRPPQVEVNGKLVTVDIKGLRSLSPYQTEIIAMALMEGNFEAARRLHQTGSADLSYAIPSKVRFRVNIFKQRGYISIVMRVIPTNVPTIESLELPTQLGEISHIKNGIVLLTGPTGSGKSSTLAAIIDKINNEYSYHIVTIEDPIEFLHTHKKSTINQRELGTDTPAFALGLRAALRQAPKVILVGEMRDMETTEIALEASETGHLVLSTLHTTDASKTVNRIIGIYPKSEEHVIRTRLSQAFRYIISQRLLPRADGMGRIAAVEILKSTPRTREYIEQGESQGKSLLDAMEDGEIDGMQHFDKVIERMIRSGTLTQEVGIAFATNPSNLLLRLSGLGTSEDMKGVRDDAAYRPTKEIDSLIRTRMAGTLHRN
- a CDS encoding small ribosomal subunit Rsm22 family protein yields the protein MQLPASLKAAIETEITRVKPEALAQAALAISNAYRTNTDFKKSLFTSDAYRAAYLATRMPATFASIRAVFAEIKNRLPQIELTSLLDLGAGAGTTMWAAGEMFPSLKSITNLERDKGLIEIGKRLAQASEHPAIASAHWLAADLQSNVDLAPHDMVVMSYSLGEMSQTARLIQKAWEAAEKLIVVIEPGTVRGFQHMLAARDAFIKSGAHIIAPCPHQLVCPMAENDWCHFAARVERAAFHRRAKGAILNYEDEKFSYVVAATFDCQPVTARIIRHPFIQKGHIQFELCTNTGLQQLTVSKKNQNAFRRARKSAWGDAWKQIADEVDEREIDERG